A window from Drosophila nasuta strain 15112-1781.00 chromosome 3, ASM2355853v1, whole genome shotgun sequence encodes these proteins:
- the LOC132790883 gene encoding small ribosomal subunit protein eS19A-like, producing MPGVTVKDIDQHEVTKAVAAFLKKSGKLKVPEQMDLIKTAKYKELAPTDPDWFYVRCASILRHLYYRSPAGVGALTKVYGGRKRRGVHPSRFCRASEGAIRKALQALEQARFIEKHHEGGRSLSSIGRRDLDRIANQIVAKQRDAAKQTGTIVISDFNDDSTLV from the coding sequence ATGCCCGGAGTCACTGTGAAGGATATTGATCAACACGAAGTGACCAAAGCGGTCGCCGCCTTCCTCAAGAAGTCGGGCAAATTGAAGGTGCCCGAACAGATGGATCTCATCAAGACGGCCAAGTACAAGGAACTGGCTCCCACCGATCCCGATTGGTTCTATGTGCGCTGCGCTTCGATACTGCGCCATCTTTACTATCGCAGTCCAGCTGGAGTCGGGGCACTCACCAAGGTCTATGGGGGTCGCAAGCGTCGTGGCGTTCATCCATCGCGCTTTTGTCGTGCCTCCGAAGGCGCCATCCGCAAGGCTCTGCAGGCCCTCGAGCAGGCTCGTTTCATTGAGAAACATCACGAGGGAGGACGCAGTCTCAGCTCGATTGGCAGACGTGATTTGGATCGCATTGCCAACCAGATTGTGGCCAAGCAGCGCGATGCAGCCAAGCAAACGGGAACAATTGTTATTTCTGATTTCAATGATGATTCGACTctggtataa